gagagagagagagagagagagtagtgtatGTGTCCTCAAACTTAATTCTAATCATGGCAACATACAGGCttaaggagaataataataataataataataataataataataataataataataataataattcacttTGGACACAATTATCTACAGTAACTAAGACAACAAATACTGGTGAATCTTAAAAATAACTCTATATgaacacaaactaaaaaaaaaaaaaaaaaataaaaaaaatagaaaaagaatgaaatgtgaataaaagtgaaaaaaggaaaaaaagaggaaaaagaaaagtattgatAGGATAAAACTTTCTTCCCCCTAACGCCTAATTGATAAAAATCTTTCCCTAAACTTTATAGATAAATTTTATGGAGCAAAAACCAAttaactcttatttttattttttccatgctcTCTCTAGATTTACGTAACTTTCTTtaataacaatctctctctctctctctctctctagttgtagtagaaatgaccacaaacaagaaaaactgacaaaaaaataaataaaggcgaGACTAATTTTGAcaagtgaaaacaaaacaaaacaaaacaaaacaaggcattcaacaaaacacacacacacgcacacacacaagtagtagtagtagtagtagtagtaacaggggTACCAACTGAGAGAGGGGCATTGACAGTGGTATTAAATATAGACTCAATATATTCACACTAAGAAAAAACCTCATTATATATTTAGCCTACAGtcataaaaaagtggaaaatgaaCTCATGcaggccatctctctctctctctctctgcctatacTATACTATCACATTTAGTACAATCTTGATCTGCATGGTCGCTGGCAACCCTCCTAACCATACACAGTCCAACCACACTAGTGACAactcaaaaaggaaaacaaaacagcagtggtaataataatagtaataataataataataataataatggtaatcaagtactagtggtaatagtagttataatagttacagtagtagtaataataataatgatggattagttgatgaaataataataatgacctaatgaaataatgacactgacacacacacagacatacagtaTTGCCAAGGTAACGTACACAGCTCCGGAAGCAAGGCGCCCCGAGCACgtcacgtacacacaaacacgtacacacgaACAGGTGAACATGGGAGGGCACGAGCACGcacttacacacgcacacaaacacacgtagaGACCCTCCGACAGGCACCAACGTGACCTacgaacacacgaacacacacacacacacacacacacccctgacCCTCACACGCACACGAGAGTCAGGGAGGCAGGGCATTTAAACGGGTCATAAACACCCTATATTTTTCTCCCTAGACAAgaacctttacttttttccctagttttctttagtttctcctcTGCAGGGAAGCCAAACGTTTCTTGAGCTCTCCTTGcaatctcttctgtctctccttctcctgctctaaCAGTCTGCCGCGCTGTGTCACGCTGTAGCAGTGTTCCGAGGCCTTACGAAGGATCTCCACCTTGGGCGCCTTATCCTTGTCACACAGCCCGGGGACAAGGACACGGAGCTCCTCAAATGCGTTCCTCAGGTCGACCCTCCTCATCCGCTCAAGGGAGTTATGTAAGTGGCGTCTTTCAGGgtcatctccttctcccttgtTCCCTCGCCGTTTTctggagtggtgtgtgtggctgtggtggtggttgcgtaTCCTCTTGACGCTTTTACtgtatgtggtgttgtgtggtgatgatgtggtggtggtggtggtggttcttcttATGCTAGTAACTGTGGTGCTTGAAGTGTGGTGAGAtggtgaactactactactactactacaagagtctgtggaggaggtggagctggtggtgcGCCGCTTACTACTAGTGGaggatacaccaccaccaccaccaccactactccgtCGGTGCCTTGACTTACtggaagatgaagggagattGCTAGTACggatcttcactaccttcttCATCCCAGTGGTGGtgacaaaggtggtggtggcggcggtgggaagggcgggggtggtggtggcggggatggcgggggtgggggaggaggggtgaaTGGAGGTAGGGTCGCCGCCACTGTTTCTGCTCCCTGCTGCCCCCCGCTTCCTTTTCTCGCCCCCCACGCGTGTAGAGGGGGCCGTGCTgcgggaggaggagctggagtaGGCGCTGTCAGGGCTGCCCACGCTCACCACGTCGATTTCATCCtctgcagggagagagagagagggagagggttaaGGGAGAACACACGGAGGGGGGGGTGAGATAAGGAGAGTAACACGGGGGGAGATGAAAATGGGAGAGTACCAACGGGAGATGAGAATGGGAGAGTACCACGGGGAGATCAGGAAGGGACATGAGGTAAATGGGAGGACAGAGAAATGGTTATGTAGAGAAGGAATGGGGAgataaggggagaaggagaggggaggttacaagaagaagaagaagaagaagaagaagaagaagaagaagaagaagaagaagaagaagaagaagaagaagaagaagaagaagatgatgatgacgacaacTATcacataaacataaataaataaggaaataaatgtgtgagagagagagagagagagagagagagagagagagagagagagagagagagagagagagagagagagagaattaaatacttcctcctttcatttctctttccaacAACCTTcaaacataactctctctctctctctctctctctctctctctctcgctgcctcTGACCGACACCAGGTTTAcgcttcactccctctcccttccatcctcctcctcctcctcttcccttacgCAGACATAGACAACTAGACGCAAGTTGcataaccaggaggaggaggaggaggaggaggaggaggaggaggaggaggacccaggatggatgaggagggagggagggagagggagagagagagagagagagagagaggagagaagggcgtatactctttctctctctctctctctgtaggctcaaatatgtgtgtgtgtgtgtgtgtgtgtgtgtgtgtgtgtgtgtgtgtgtgtgtgtgtgtgtgtgtgtgtgtgtgtgagagagagagagagagagagagagagagagagagagagagagagagagagagagagagagagagagagagagaaggaggggggggcGTGGTCTTAATGTCtaccctcctcctactcttcctcttctaccaccaccaccaccaccacctccgtgcCTAGACTAAAGGCAGACGCCGTGGCAAAGTTTAAAGCTGTACTATATGcctaacaggaggaggaggaggaggaggaggaggaggaggaggagttatgaaatAGTAGATtagatagaaaatggaaaag
This genomic interval from Portunus trituberculatus isolate SZX2019 chromosome 10, ASM1759143v1, whole genome shotgun sequence contains the following:
- the LOC123502097 gene encoding uncharacterized protein DDB_G0271670-like, which translates into the protein MLELEGEAEWSQEGPTLSNDIWKKFQLIPTPPRSPSHEADLRHSDHTDLPSLGLMEDLVPLPPLELPSLIEDHDFGLALENIDLFPEHLPDCGGPAGHGAPGGVPCAHGTCTSCTQLALAGSELRHDCMWRGTCTAEAHTYHPRDLHHHHHHSHRDSAAHLPELLMDTASALECAAGFTRLHDLHDDDEDDDDTLDDMEVEDDLAARPDTPSESSETDTDEEDQEDEEPDDHDAAAAPPAVHVDHSYHCPRAPSPRHAYAPAMPHTPSESEDEIDVVSVGSPDSAYSSSSSRSTAPSTRVGGEKRKRGAAGSRNSGGDPTSIHPSSPTPAIPATTTPALPTAATTTFVTTTGMKKVVKIRTSNLPSSSSKSRHRRSSGGGGGGVSSTSSKRRTTSSTSSTDSCSSSSSSSPSHHTSSTTVTSIRRTTTTTTTSSPHNTTYSKSVKRIRNHHHSHTHHSRKRRGNKGEGDDPERRHLHNSLERMRRVDLRNAFEELRVLVPGLCDKDKAPKVEILRKASEHCYSVTQRGRLLEQEKERQKRLQGELKKRLASLQRRN